Proteins co-encoded in one Zalophus californianus isolate mZalCal1 chromosome 9, mZalCal1.pri.v2, whole genome shotgun sequence genomic window:
- the IL2RB gene encoding interleukin-2 receptor subunit beta isoform X2, with protein MDVMAAPGLSWCLSLPVFLLALAIPRGSTAVNDTSKLTCFYNSKANISCVWSWDGDPQATSCKIHAHPDRRPWNKSCELLPVSLALWVCHLILGSPDAQSLTAADIVRMSVMCYEGERWKTWMTQDFKPFENLRLMAPDLLQVTHVGTHKCNITWKVSQSSHYIESYLEFEARTRSLGQSWEEASVLILRQNQQWICLETLTPGTLYELQVRVRAHLGSHKAWSPWSQPLAFRTAVASGKQTLPFLWFGAIIVGVTTAFGFIILVYLLATCQYIGPWLKKVLKCHIPDPSEFFSQLKSEHGGDFQKWLSSPFPSSSFSPNTQAAEISPLEVLDGDAKATQLLLQQQQKGPSPSTETSGHSLTSCFTNQGYFFFHLPDALEIEACQVYFTYDPCTEETEEGGPGAPEGPLLPPLLPLPAEDDAYCTFPPGDDLLLFSLGLLGGPAPPNPAPGGAGAGEEKLPPSRQEGAPRDWALQPLVPPTPGAPDLGDSQPPPEHALREGRGEVPAPGPGEGVSFPWASLPGQGQVRAPASCLTLNTDAYLSLQELQDQDPAYSV; from the exons aTGGATGTGATGGCAGCTCCTGGTCTGTCCTGGTGTCtgtccctccctgtcttcctcctgGCCCTGGCCATCCCTCGTGGATCCACAGCAGTGAATG ACACCTCCAAGCTCACATGCTTTTACAACTCAAAAGCCAACATCTCCTGTGTCTGGAGCTGGGATGGGGACCCGCAGGCCACGTCCTGCAAGATCCACGCTCATCCGGATAGACG GCCTTGGAACAAATCCTGTGAGCTGCTGCCGGTGAGCCTGGCATTGTGGGTCTGTCACCTGATCCTTGGATCCCCAGAT GCTCAGAGCCTGACTGCAGCTGACATCGTCCGCATGAGCGTGATGTGCTACGAAGGGGAAAGGTGGAAGACATGGATGACCCAGGACTTCAAGCCCTTTGAGAACC ttCGCCTGATGGCCCCCGACTTGCTCCAAGTCACCCACGTTGGGACCCACAAATGCAACATAACCTGGAAAGTCTCTCAGTCTTCCCACTACATTGAAAGTTACCTGGAGTTTGAGGCCCGGACGAGGTCCCTGGGCCAGAGCTGGGAG GAGGCCTCCGTGCTGATCCTCAGGCAGAACCAGCAATGGATTTGCCTAGAGACACTCACTCCAGGCACCCTGTATGAACTTCAAGTGCGAGTCAGGGCCCACCTAGGCAGCCACAAAGCTTGGAGTCCCTGGAGTCAGCCCCTGGCCTTCAGGACGGCAG TGGCCTCAgggaagcagactctgccctttCTTTGGTTTGGCGCCATCATCGTGGGCGTTACCACTGCCTTTGGCTTTATCATCTTGGTCTACTTGTTGGCCACCTGCCAGTACATCGGACCATG GCTGAAGAAGGTTCTGAAGTGCCACATCCCAGACCCCTCGGAGTTCTTTTCCCAGCTGAAGTCAGAGCATGGAGGAGATTTCCAG AAGTGGCTCTCCTCGCCCTTCCCCTCCTCATCCTTCAGCCCCAACACCCAGGCAGCCGAGATCTCCCCGCTGGAGGTGTTGGACGGGGacgccaaggccacacagctcctcctgcagcagcagcagaaggggCCCTCACCCTCGACCGAGACCAGCGGCCACTCGCTGACCAGCTGCTTCACCAACCAGGGTTACTTCTTCTTCCACCTCCCCGATGCTCTGGAGATCGAGGCCTGCCAGGTGTACTTCACCTATGACCCCTGCACAGAAGAGACTGAGGAGGGCGGGCCCGGGGCGCCCGAGGGGCCTCTCCTcccgcccctcctgcccctgccagcGGAGGACGATGCTTACTGCACCTTCCCCCCGGGGGATGAcctgctcctcttctctctcgGTCTCCTgggcggccccgccccccccaaccccgccccggGGGGCGCTGGAGCTGGTGAAGAGAAGCTGCCCCCCTCTCGGCAGGAGGGAGCTCCCAGAGACTgggccctccagcccctggtgCCTCCCACCCCGGGAGCGCCTGACCTGGGGGATAGCCAGCCACCCCCGGAGCATGCCCTacgggaaggaagaggggaggtcccagcccctggccctggggagggggtcagCTTCCCCTGGGCTAGTCTCCCTGGGCAAGGCCAGGTCAGggcccctgcctcctgcctgacCCTGAATACTGATGCCTACCTGTCCCTCCAAGAGCTGCAGGATCAGGACCCGGCTTACTCAGTGTAG
- the IL2RB gene encoding interleukin-2 receptor subunit beta isoform X3, with protein MDVMAAPGLSWCLSLPVFLLALAIPRGSTAVNADTSKLTCFYNSKANISCVWSWDGDPQATSCKIHAHPDRRPWNKSCELLPVSLALWVCHLILGSPDAQSLTAADIVRMSVMCYEGERWKTWMTQDFKPFENLRLMAPDLLQVTHVGTHKCNITWKVSQSSHYIESYLEFEARTRSLGQSWEEASVLILRQNQQWICLETLTPGTLYELQVRVRAHLGSHKAWSPWSQPLAFRTAGKQTLPFLWFGAIIVGVTTAFGFIILVYLLATCQYIGPWLKKVLKCHIPDPSEFFSQLKSEHGGDFQKWLSSPFPSSSFSPNTQAAEISPLEVLDGDAKATQLLLQQQQKGPSPSTETSGHSLTSCFTNQGYFFFHLPDALEIEACQVYFTYDPCTEETEEGGPGAPEGPLLPPLLPLPAEDDAYCTFPPGDDLLLFSLGLLGGPAPPNPAPGGAGAGEEKLPPSRQEGAPRDWALQPLVPPTPGAPDLGDSQPPPEHALREGRGEVPAPGPGEGVSFPWASLPGQGQVRAPASCLTLNTDAYLSLQELQDQDPAYSV; from the exons aTGGATGTGATGGCAGCTCCTGGTCTGTCCTGGTGTCtgtccctccctgtcttcctcctgGCCCTGGCCATCCCTCGTGGATCCACAGCAGTGAATG CAGACACCTCCAAGCTCACATGCTTTTACAACTCAAAAGCCAACATCTCCTGTGTCTGGAGCTGGGATGGGGACCCGCAGGCCACGTCCTGCAAGATCCACGCTCATCCGGATAGACG GCCTTGGAACAAATCCTGTGAGCTGCTGCCGGTGAGCCTGGCATTGTGGGTCTGTCACCTGATCCTTGGATCCCCAGAT GCTCAGAGCCTGACTGCAGCTGACATCGTCCGCATGAGCGTGATGTGCTACGAAGGGGAAAGGTGGAAGACATGGATGACCCAGGACTTCAAGCCCTTTGAGAACC ttCGCCTGATGGCCCCCGACTTGCTCCAAGTCACCCACGTTGGGACCCACAAATGCAACATAACCTGGAAAGTCTCTCAGTCTTCCCACTACATTGAAAGTTACCTGGAGTTTGAGGCCCGGACGAGGTCCCTGGGCCAGAGCTGGGAG GAGGCCTCCGTGCTGATCCTCAGGCAGAACCAGCAATGGATTTGCCTAGAGACACTCACTCCAGGCACCCTGTATGAACTTCAAGTGCGAGTCAGGGCCCACCTAGGCAGCCACAAAGCTTGGAGTCCCTGGAGTCAGCCCCTGGCCTTCAGGACGGCAG ggaagcagactctgccctttCTTTGGTTTGGCGCCATCATCGTGGGCGTTACCACTGCCTTTGGCTTTATCATCTTGGTCTACTTGTTGGCCACCTGCCAGTACATCGGACCATG GCTGAAGAAGGTTCTGAAGTGCCACATCCCAGACCCCTCGGAGTTCTTTTCCCAGCTGAAGTCAGAGCATGGAGGAGATTTCCAG AAGTGGCTCTCCTCGCCCTTCCCCTCCTCATCCTTCAGCCCCAACACCCAGGCAGCCGAGATCTCCCCGCTGGAGGTGTTGGACGGGGacgccaaggccacacagctcctcctgcagcagcagcagaaggggCCCTCACCCTCGACCGAGACCAGCGGCCACTCGCTGACCAGCTGCTTCACCAACCAGGGTTACTTCTTCTTCCACCTCCCCGATGCTCTGGAGATCGAGGCCTGCCAGGTGTACTTCACCTATGACCCCTGCACAGAAGAGACTGAGGAGGGCGGGCCCGGGGCGCCCGAGGGGCCTCTCCTcccgcccctcctgcccctgccagcGGAGGACGATGCTTACTGCACCTTCCCCCCGGGGGATGAcctgctcctcttctctctcgGTCTCCTgggcggccccgccccccccaaccccgccccggGGGGCGCTGGAGCTGGTGAAGAGAAGCTGCCCCCCTCTCGGCAGGAGGGAGCTCCCAGAGACTgggccctccagcccctggtgCCTCCCACCCCGGGAGCGCCTGACCTGGGGGATAGCCAGCCACCCCCGGAGCATGCCCTacgggaaggaagaggggaggtcccagcccctggccctggggagggggtcagCTTCCCCTGGGCTAGTCTCCCTGGGCAAGGCCAGGTCAGggcccctgcctcctgcctgacCCTGAATACTGATGCCTACCTGTCCCTCCAAGAGCTGCAGGATCAGGACCCGGCTTACTCAGTGTAG
- the IL2RB gene encoding interleukin-2 receptor subunit beta isoform X1, with the protein MDVMAAPGLSWCLSLPVFLLALAIPRGSTAVNADTSKLTCFYNSKANISCVWSWDGDPQATSCKIHAHPDRRPWNKSCELLPVSLALWVCHLILGSPDAQSLTAADIVRMSVMCYEGERWKTWMTQDFKPFENLRLMAPDLLQVTHVGTHKCNITWKVSQSSHYIESYLEFEARTRSLGQSWEEASVLILRQNQQWICLETLTPGTLYELQVRVRAHLGSHKAWSPWSQPLAFRTAVASGKQTLPFLWFGAIIVGVTTAFGFIILVYLLATCQYIGPWLKKVLKCHIPDPSEFFSQLKSEHGGDFQKWLSSPFPSSSFSPNTQAAEISPLEVLDGDAKATQLLLQQQQKGPSPSTETSGHSLTSCFTNQGYFFFHLPDALEIEACQVYFTYDPCTEETEEGGPGAPEGPLLPPLLPLPAEDDAYCTFPPGDDLLLFSLGLLGGPAPPNPAPGGAGAGEEKLPPSRQEGAPRDWALQPLVPPTPGAPDLGDSQPPPEHALREGRGEVPAPGPGEGVSFPWASLPGQGQVRAPASCLTLNTDAYLSLQELQDQDPAYSV; encoded by the exons aTGGATGTGATGGCAGCTCCTGGTCTGTCCTGGTGTCtgtccctccctgtcttcctcctgGCCCTGGCCATCCCTCGTGGATCCACAGCAGTGAATG CAGACACCTCCAAGCTCACATGCTTTTACAACTCAAAAGCCAACATCTCCTGTGTCTGGAGCTGGGATGGGGACCCGCAGGCCACGTCCTGCAAGATCCACGCTCATCCGGATAGACG GCCTTGGAACAAATCCTGTGAGCTGCTGCCGGTGAGCCTGGCATTGTGGGTCTGTCACCTGATCCTTGGATCCCCAGAT GCTCAGAGCCTGACTGCAGCTGACATCGTCCGCATGAGCGTGATGTGCTACGAAGGGGAAAGGTGGAAGACATGGATGACCCAGGACTTCAAGCCCTTTGAGAACC ttCGCCTGATGGCCCCCGACTTGCTCCAAGTCACCCACGTTGGGACCCACAAATGCAACATAACCTGGAAAGTCTCTCAGTCTTCCCACTACATTGAAAGTTACCTGGAGTTTGAGGCCCGGACGAGGTCCCTGGGCCAGAGCTGGGAG GAGGCCTCCGTGCTGATCCTCAGGCAGAACCAGCAATGGATTTGCCTAGAGACACTCACTCCAGGCACCCTGTATGAACTTCAAGTGCGAGTCAGGGCCCACCTAGGCAGCCACAAAGCTTGGAGTCCCTGGAGTCAGCCCCTGGCCTTCAGGACGGCAG TGGCCTCAgggaagcagactctgccctttCTTTGGTTTGGCGCCATCATCGTGGGCGTTACCACTGCCTTTGGCTTTATCATCTTGGTCTACTTGTTGGCCACCTGCCAGTACATCGGACCATG GCTGAAGAAGGTTCTGAAGTGCCACATCCCAGACCCCTCGGAGTTCTTTTCCCAGCTGAAGTCAGAGCATGGAGGAGATTTCCAG AAGTGGCTCTCCTCGCCCTTCCCCTCCTCATCCTTCAGCCCCAACACCCAGGCAGCCGAGATCTCCCCGCTGGAGGTGTTGGACGGGGacgccaaggccacacagctcctcctgcagcagcagcagaaggggCCCTCACCCTCGACCGAGACCAGCGGCCACTCGCTGACCAGCTGCTTCACCAACCAGGGTTACTTCTTCTTCCACCTCCCCGATGCTCTGGAGATCGAGGCCTGCCAGGTGTACTTCACCTATGACCCCTGCACAGAAGAGACTGAGGAGGGCGGGCCCGGGGCGCCCGAGGGGCCTCTCCTcccgcccctcctgcccctgccagcGGAGGACGATGCTTACTGCACCTTCCCCCCGGGGGATGAcctgctcctcttctctctcgGTCTCCTgggcggccccgccccccccaaccccgccccggGGGGCGCTGGAGCTGGTGAAGAGAAGCTGCCCCCCTCTCGGCAGGAGGGAGCTCCCAGAGACTgggccctccagcccctggtgCCTCCCACCCCGGGAGCGCCTGACCTGGGGGATAGCCAGCCACCCCCGGAGCATGCCCTacgggaaggaagaggggaggtcccagcccctggccctggggagggggtcagCTTCCCCTGGGCTAGTCTCCCTGGGCAAGGCCAGGTCAGggcccctgcctcctgcctgacCCTGAATACTGATGCCTACCTGTCCCTCCAAGAGCTGCAGGATCAGGACCCGGCTTACTCAGTGTAG